The region ACAGGGATAAACCAGTCAGGTATGTCTTGACTATGAGCAGGGAGACACACTGGCAAACACACCCCACTTCTCAAATACTGTGTAAGAAACATAACAAAGGGAACTGAAAATTTATCATGGTTAGTTAAATTTCTTTTGCACTCATACACTAATGAGTGACACTTGGGAGATGATCTCAGTGGGAGATAACATTTGATGATGTAATAAAGGTCTCAGAACTCTGAACAGGCCAGTCACCACTCAACTGGTTGTGAAGTCAGCAGCCAGTCTTGAAGAGCACATGAGGGAAGCCATCATGCTTTCCTTAGTCTAGGTGATTCTGTCAAATAACTGGCCACCAATTTGTTTAGAGACAGTGTAACAGGTAAGTATACTTATACATGTAAGTATAAGCTGCATTCACATTTGTTGTATATGTAATTAATGTTTCTAAGTATCCATATCAGAATTTATGACTGACTTTGAAAAGGTAGGCGCACCACTACATGTATATTGACAGTAAAGTGGTAGTTAcatgttctcctccaagatccatgacatTCTCTGTATTTTCGCAGGTTTCCTGTATTAGGCATGGCTTGCCTCTCATAAATGGGCCTTAAATACATTTAGAGAGTTTGGCATGCCATCACTGGATCTCTAGGGCTATCTTTCCATggtggtcattgttgtggttcataggcatcatagccgGATAGGTCTATTGGTTGTTTTCCTACATTGAAATCCTTCGTGGTACCATTAAAGTTAGACCAGAGGGAGGCTGCACTCAGGTGAGTTCCACCTGAGAGGTTTCTGAACTGAGTCTGAAGTTTATGGTGTCTTTATCAGTAGGGAGTTACCTTTTACCTCTAAGGGGCAGACAAAGGCAATAGCAATATTCTGTTTTGGTATTCTCTTTGATAGCCCTCACCAATaattcaaaagagggcttctatgCCTGCAGGTGTAGATTGTGTTAGCTGATATTTGCCTCTTGAAGGAAGCAATATAAGTGCAGatgagatattttcttttatacactATATTTATACAGAATTCATATGCTTTATATGTCATTTACTTTTTAAGGAAATAATAGTAGGGTTTATCATAATTTTTCAGAAATTCTTACTGTTGTTTTACCCTCTACCATACTCCTTCTGAATTTATtatttcctccatccctccctgaaTCCCCATTTTCTCTATTTCCCACATAAGATTTCTCATAACCTGCCATTCTCCTCTGCATTGGTTCTCTGCCACATATAGTGACAAATGGGGCCTTTTATTATCTATGTTTAGGGATTTGATCTAGAATATATACTCACATCTGATGTTTTATACCTAGGAGCTTTCAATGAGTGAGAACACgtgatctttttctttctggtcctGGCTTAGCTCACTCAGTATTGTTCCTTTTTCCATCCACTTGCCcgcaaagtttatttttttcatttttctttacatctgaATAGTATTCTATAGTGCTTATGCActgcattttcattatctatttgttGTTGGATGGATATTAAGGTTTTTTCCCTGTCGTAGCTATAGTGAATAGAGCAacagtgaacatggttgagcaaatatGTTTGGAGTAGGATGTCTTTTTCTTTGGACATATTTCAaggagtggtataactgggtAATGTGGTAGATCTATTTATGTTTCctgtgaattctttttctttagatttatttatttatttattatgtatacaatgttctgcctccGTGTATTCCCACACACCAGAgaaaggcaccagatctcattacagatggttgtgagccaccacgtggttgctggaaattgaactcaggacctttggaagagcagccagtgctcttaatcactgagccatctctccagcccgtttccTGTGAAGTCTCTGCGTTGATTTTGATAGTTACTTTACAGGTTTGCAATCCCCAAAAATGTGAATTAGAACTCTTTCCCCCACACCCACTTCAGCATTAGTTGTCACTTGTTTTGTTGATCATTGCCATCCTACTGGGATGAAAATGAttgttctgttcttttaaaaatgctatgaagtcccagagcagtggcccaagtggtggtggcaggcCATTTGCCAGCAAGCAGCAgtctctgggagcagccagtcccaggcagaggtggctgctggtccccaagcagtggctggtcccaggcagggagacacattgcggggcgggcagaagacagagacatgggtagacatgACTTGCAGAATGAGGTTGAAgttttattcaggggagttatgaagggggaagggagaggggaagagaaagaggtgggGGAAACAGAGaagtgtggagagaggcagagacgaagctgcctctctgagaggaagatggaaaagagagcaggcTTAGGCCGGAAGctggagatcagcctgcctcagctgaagggagagggagtgggcgtggcttgtctcttaaagggacagggaccaaaatcATAACAATGATGAAATCTCAAGTTTTGATTTTCACTTCTTCAATTGCTAGGAATGATGAACAAATTTTGAAATGTTATGTGGATTtggtcacattttcttcttttgagaactttatgTTCAAGTACCTGACTCATTATCTCATTATTTGAGTGGCTATATTCTTTctatccttttaatttttttctttatgctttctGACTGAgtattaattctctctctctccctccctccctctctctctctctctctctctctctctctctctctctctctctctctctctctctctctctctctctctctatctgtatATGGCAAAATAATCTCCCTATCTGTGGGGTTTTTCATGTGATTTATGTTTTTTCCATGCAGGATTAAATGCACTttctttgttatatatttatatatagttagTGTTTTAACTATAATATGCTGTGGgattttctttcccatttggtGTTCTATGTGCTTCTGTATTTGCATGGGTGTGCTTTAccttagtttggggaagttttcttctaagatCTTGAAGAGTGCCCGGTCTGTGTTATTGACTTGGCAATCTTCTCCCTCATCTATGCCTTCAATTTGAAGGTTCAGTTTTTTATGATGTGCCACATTTCTTGTATGttccttctctgtgtttttgtaaaattttcataTTCCTTGCTTGTTTGACCTAGATCCTCTACTTTGTCTCTGAGTTCTGATGTTCTTTCTTCTGCTACAGTCATTCTACTTACAAGGCTTTCCTCTGAGTTTTCTACTTTAGTTACTGGATTTTTATCTTAGCTTGAGTTCTCCTCAATATTTGTATCTCCTGGTTGAATTCTGTTCTCAGGTCCAAGGCTGACTTTGTCATTTTTACCAATCTTATGTTTGTGCTTCTTGGGCATCACTCAAGCATTTGTTCTCCTTCCGTTCTGTCTCTTTACCTTTAACgactgtttctttttgtctttttatattccTGGGATCCTTTACTGAAGTCTATGattgtcattttaaattatgtgtcctTGTCCTGGGGTTCATCTATACAGTTCTCATTAGCAAATGCTTGTCCAGGTCTGGTAGGTTTTGGAGAGAAAGCACTGACTTGATTTTTCAGATTGATTGAATTTTGTAGTGAGATCTGGGCATATGGACTTATTCTGTTAGTTTCTGTCATATATGCACAGACCAGAttggatcaaaaaagaaaaagtatgggCATGTTGGGCATATTGTACAGAAAGTTTGAAAATGGCCAGAGAGGAATGAAGTCTGGTAAAAGTGAACTGAGATAAGTGAATAGTGAACATACGATGTCTGTCCCTCATGTTCCGGGACTTGATGGAGGGCATAGATTTGACTGGATGAAAAAGTTTTATGTGGTAAAGGAGAGGCCTTCTAGATGGGAGGCAAGCAGCGTTGTTCCTGGCAGAAGCCTAGAGGTTGTTTGACGTGCACACATTGGTGGTTATACTGGGCTTGGCCATAGGTATGGGTCTCAGGGATAGATTTTGTAGTTGGGAAGTCTATGTGTCAGGGGAAGGTCAAGGACACTCACTGGGTTAGACCCTGAAGAATGTTAAGTGAGatctggatggatggggaggttAGATGCTGTGTCCCGGAAGTATCCCTTTTTTgtctcctttcatttattttattttgaagtctatcTTGTCTGAAATTAGGGTAGAGTAAACTGTTTGTTTACTATTCCTATTTGCTTAGGATAATTTTTTCATCCAAGGTCACTCCTGACTTTGAAAACACAATGAGTTCCTAATAAACCATACAAAGATAGCTCTTGTTTCTTTATCCAATTTGAGTTTTTGATTGTGAAGTAGACATCACTGGTTCTTAAAGTCATTATTAACAGGTGTTCTTAGTTGcagtcatttttatagttttgaaacTTGTGCTCTTAGTTGTAGATTATATTATAGTTactataactttattttctttctacagtAAATTTTCTAAACTTCATCCTGCCTTAGATTTAGTAAATTCTAAAATACACACTTGCCACTGTATTACACAAGCTCAGTTCTTTCATTGAGGAAAAAACCAGGGAAAATATGAATGTATATTTACATAAgtttcacatatatgtgtgtgtgtgtattatacatgACAATTCCCATATATGATGCACATGACACCattgattttaaataaatctgGTATTAATCCAGGTATAGGAGCTCAATGATTGATCAGGAAAACCATGGTTCATCCATACAATGAGAAACTTGTCATTATAAAAGTTGACAAACTTCTCATACGTGATGAAACCTGACATTAGTTACATTGTGTGGTGGCTACTGCCTCTAATGCCAGCAGTTgaaaggagaggaagcaggattgCTTGCAACTAAAGGCCACAATGGGGAgatagttctaggccagccagggacaCAAAGACATACAGTGTCACACAAATGAATAGTTAAATGGtctgagcaaaaaaaaattaatgtataacTACACTTCTATCTTTAAGGTTGGCAAATAACTCCATGATATGGCTATTTCATAAATATCAAATTATTGTGCTTGAAGTAGCTTTCTATTTTCACATGAAATTTCATATTATCATGATTATCTGAAAGACTAAATATGTGGAACCAAAATTCATTGTGATTCTGTAaacagtggaaaaagaaaatcttaatcgTGTGTGGATTATCAATGAGCTACTAAATGTTCCCACTGAGCAATTCTTTTTGAGTTTGATCAGAACACACTCCCTGCAGGAGATTGCCTGGTCAAAAGTCCATCTGCTCAACAAAACCCTTCTTCCCTGGTACTGCCCCCACTAGGGATAATCTCCCAGTCCTGAAGAATTCATCCTCATGATGTCCTGTGTTCTTTGCAGTTGCCAGGTGTTCAGAGTCACCGTTGTAATGGTCAGCAGGCGTGCCAACAGGCAGCTAGGAGGCTTTGCTTTGGCCACTCTAGCATGGATCCTGTGCAGCGTCTCCATGAGCCTCCCTCAGTGGCGAGTGTGGTGTTTTCAGGAGCCCTTGGATTCCAAGCCCAGAATGACTTTAGTGGGGATGTGGAAAACCTGTGTTTACCACCAGGAAGGCGATTCCAACATTTCCAAAGTGTGTTACAAATATAAGAACGAGGACACCTTCGTCCCTTTGGATATTCGAGTGTCTCAACACCTTCTACTGATCTCCAGCTTTCTTGGCACGATTGCCACAGTCACTGTCATTGTGGCTCTTTGGAAATTGTACTCAGGGAGACTCCGGAAGAAAGCCACCTACAATCCATTCACGGTTCCAGGGATTCTGAACGTCATTGCTAGCATTTTTGTCTTCTTATCCATCGTGTACAACTATTTATCCATCATTCGCAAGGATGGGATTGCCTTCCCCCCATCATTCCACATACCTTCTTTCCCAGATACCCAGAAGATTGGCACTGCGCTGGCAATGGCGACCCtttcttgctttctatttctagTGGGTGgcataatttctctttcttttactctTCCCCAGTATTCCCTACTATATTCtatcctttaaatataaatttccaACTTCCATACACTTGAAAATCCAAAATTACAAGGAGTAATCACAACTATTTTTCGGATACCTCCCAAAACCTTCCAGATTCAGAACCTTGCCCGAGGAAGAGAAGTGGGCTTCcagttacatttcttttcttggttGCTCCAGTTTTTCATCGAGAGGTTTATggattttcattaaataaattctTACCCACTTAATCTTATAAATTCTGGAACTGAATTACTCTTAGTGACATTAAATTATCAAGGAACATAGTAGATATGGAAATGAGCGTCAGAAGACAATGACCCTTTACATCATCCtctaaattcataaaaattaaagcagaatgATTTTCCAGGTTGTACAAATTACAACTCTCCACCAGATGGTATTTCACAAAGTATGTTACAGATTTCTATGAGGAATCTCCCCAATGCTTTTGTCAAAATACCTGTGAAGATTTTCCCATATTTCCTTGCTCCCTCTTTTactccttttgatttttcttttacaagaatTTTAACATTTGAGGAATCTCATCCCAACTTTTATTCTTCTTGTACTCCATCTTTATTACAta is a window of Arvicola amphibius chromosome X, mArvAmp1.2, whole genome shotgun sequence DNA encoding:
- the LOC119804914 gene encoding claudin-34-like, translating into MSLPPMTGFEIVPHRERKQFIDRDKPVSCQVFRVTVVMVSRRANRQLGGFALATLAWILCSVSMSLPQWRVWCFQEPLDSKPRMTLVGMWKTCVYHQEGDSNISKVCYKYKNEDTFVPLDIRVSQHLLLISSFLGTIATVTVIVALWKLYSGRLRKKATYNPFTVPGILNVIASIFVFLSIVYNYLSIIRKDGIAFPPSFHIPSFPDTQKIGTALAMATLSCFLFLVGGIISLSFTLPQYSLLYSIL